A stretch of the Polyangiaceae bacterium genome encodes the following:
- a CDS encoding DUF1232 domain-containing protein, whose protein sequence is MYQDHVSGELVLTSDSVTVLAAALFYFVNPHDVIPDHTPGVGYLDDAFVVNTCINALARSHPRELGRYMKRETSNA, encoded by the coding sequence ATGTATCAGGACCACGTCAGCGGCGAGCTCGTGCTTACCTCGGACAGCGTCACCGTCCTCGCAGCGGCGCTCTTCTACTTCGTCAATCCCCATGACGTCATACCCGACCACACTCCAGGGGTCGGCTATCTGGACGACGCCTTTGTCGTCAACACATGCATCAATGCGCTGGCGCGTTCTCACCCTCGCGAGCTCGGGAGATACATGAAGAGGGAGACGTCGAATGCTTAA